The Mangrovivirga cuniculi genomic sequence TGTTAGGGGAGCTAATGATGCTGCCGAACATGAAGAGATTGATTACCTTGGTTTTCCTTTATCTTTATCTGAAACTTTTCAACTCAGGAATACAAACAAGACAATACAACAAGCGAAAGACAGCCTCAAGGAGATCCAGGATATTTGTAAGAAAACCGATAAAACATTGGTGACTTACCTGTCCATGGGTTTTGGTAACCCGTATAACGATCCTTACAATGCAGATTATTTATTGCAATTCACTGAAGAATTGAATGAAATTGAAGTGGAAATCATTAGTCTGGCCGATACTGTAGGAAGTGCAAAGCCAGAGGATATTGATTTTGCATTTAAAAACACGATTAATACTTTTCCGGATATTACTTTCGGTGCACACTTTCACAGTACTCCTGAAAAAGCTCCTGAAAAATTAAAAGCTGCTTACGAGGCCGGATGCCATAGATTTGATACGGCAATGAAAGGTTTTGGTGGTTGTCCTATGGCTAAAGATGACCTGACAGGTAACATTGCTACAGAAATTTTGATGAAATTTCTCGATAAAAATGACGTGGATATTGAGATCGATAAAACTCATTTTCAGGCTTCAGAAGCACTTGCAAGTAAGGTATTTATATAAAAAATTGATAGAAGTGATTTAATCTTACATATAGGATTTATGGGATTAGGTCACTATTTGTATAATAAAGGTATATACTTTTACTGGTCAATAAACTAACTTTTTTATGAAACGACTATCTTATTTTTTAATAATCGTTCTAACAGCGTTTAGCCTTCAGGCAAAAAATAATAGCGCTAAGGAAATCACCGAAGAGGGGATGAAATATTTTGAAGCCCGAAATTATAGGGAGGCTTTAAAACTTTTCAATAAAGCGATCGAAGTAGATGAGAATTTTGATCCGGCATTTTTTAACCGTGGTAAGGTGAAGAAAATTTTACAGGATTACAAAGGTGCTATGCTTGATTTTAACAGGGTAATTGATATTAATCCTGAGGCTCATGAAGCTTTTTATGAAAGAGGAGGTGTTAAGTTTGAGATGCAGGATTATTATGGAGCCATTGCTGATTTCACTAAAGCTATTGAACTTAACCCAAGTTTCGTAGATGCTTACTATATGAGAGGTCAGGCAAAACTTGAGCTTGAAGCATACAAAGATGCAATTAATGATTGCTCAAGAATTATCGAAATGGAACCAAAGAATCCGGATGCATATTATTTAAGAGGTGTTCTGAGAGTAGAATATGGACAAAAAGAAGATGGATGCCTTGATTTAAGTAAGGCCGGTGAGCTTGGTGATTTCAATGTGTATGAAGTTATTAGAGAAAAATGTAATAAATAAAGTTTTTTGTAATTCAGTACAAATAAAAAGCCGCGTCAAGCGGCTTTTTTTATATCGTAAAGGTTTTACCCGGTAAGGCTTTTATAATACCCTGTAATTCAAGAGATAATAAAATTGATGCTATTTTAGGAAGAGGTACCTGGCTTCTCCAACTCAATTCATCTATGTGTAATCCATTTGGATTATCCTGAAGAACTGAAATAAGTTGCCTCTCTTCAGCATCAAATATTGAAAGGTCTAAGGATTGTGGGACCATTTTTTCAGTCATTTCTTCCAGATCCCAGTTGAGTGCCTCAATGATATCCTCTGCTTTGGTAATTATCGCTGCCGTATTTTTTCTGATTAACTCATTGCAACCGATGCTATAATTAGATGTTAAATTGCCGGGTATGGCAAAAACATCCCGACTATAACCTTGTGCTAAGTCTGCAGTAATAAGGGCTCCGCCTTTTGCAGCTGCTTCAACTACTAACACTGCATCTGCGATCCCTGCTACTATTCTGTTTCTCATAGGAAAATTATGATTATCAGGTAGAGTACCAGGTGGATATTCAGATAGTAAGCAACCATTTTCTGTCATTTCCCTGGCTAAGTTTTTATGAGATGCCGGGTAAATCATGTCCAGTCCATGACCCAATACACCCACAGTTGGTACATTACTACTTAATGATGCTCTGTGAGCCTTAGCATCGATTCCTTTTGCCAGGCCGCTGATGGTTATAATTTCATTCTGGCCTGAGAGATCTTTTATGATGTTTTCAGTTATCTGAAGTCCATATGGAGAAGCGTTTCGGGTTCCTACAATTGCTAGAGCTTTATTGCTTTTTAAGCAGGGAAAATTTCCTTTATAGTATAAAATCAAAGGAGCGTCAACACATTCCTTTAGCCTAAGAGGATAATCATCATCGTAAAAAGAACAAATCCCGATATTCAGTTTTTTGCATTTTAAAATGAGATCATCAGCTTTTTTAAGAGCTTTTTCTTTTGCTTCTCTGGTTATTCTTTTAATAAATGCGTCACCTATCCCGGGTATGCTTTTTAGTTTGCCTCTGGGCATAAAGAACAACTTCTCAGCTGATCCAAGATAGCTGATCAATAATTTAGCTGTTTTTGAGCCAATACCAGGGATATACTGCAATGCAATAATATATTGCAGGCTATCCTTCATAAGTAAAAAATAATTAAGTCAATAAATCTTAATCCAGTTTCCTTTTTAGTTCAGTAAGAAATGATCGGATGTCTTTTAACTTTCCGATAACTTCTAACCTGGAAACTACATCCTGGTTGTTATTTTTTAAAGCATCTTTTGCTCCCTGTAAAGTATATCCTTTTTCCTTTACGAGATGATAAATCATTTTAATGCTTTCAATGTCTTTTCTGGTGAAAATTCGGTTGCCTTTTTTATTTTTTTTTGGCTTGATCACATCAAACTCAGATTCCCAGAATCGGATGAGGGAGGGTGCTACATTGATAATTTCAGCAACTTCTCCGATTGAAAAATATTTTTTTTCTATTTCTTTTTCCTTATATGGCACTATCTGATGATCTTTTTATCCGGTTTTCTAAAATCCAAAATAAGTAATTTTTCCTGAATCATCAATGAATATTTTTGATTCGGGAAAATCTTCTGCAGTTAATTGTTGTAACCGTCTGATTACTCGTTTATCAGGATCAACTTTAGGAATTCCTCTTCCTTCCTGAATTATTGGAACAATATCACCAAATAAAAACTCTCCGTTTCTTGTTGTATAAACTTTTACTAAAGGCGCAATACCATTTACACCTCTGAGGTTAAAGCGATTGTACGTGGCAAAGTTACCTAATGAATAAGAAATAAATCGGTTGTTGTAAACTTCCATCGCTCTTGTAACATGTGGGCCATGGCCAAAAACGATATCAGCACCATTGTCGATTACCCAATGAGAGAACTTATATACGTTACCTCTGTTTTCACCATAGAATGTCTCAGTTTCTCTCGTTACATGTTCATGTTTTGATCCTTCAGCTCCACCGTGGAAACTTACAATGACTATATCATTCAGGCTATCGAGGTGTTGTATTATTCTTGCAGCAGCTTCGTAATCAGTAATGCTCTGCGTAGCCGTATTTGGAGCAAAGGCAGCAAAGCCATATTTGATGCCTTCTTTTTCAAACATAGTGTATGGTTTTACAGACTGCCCTGCGTGTTGTATCCCATGTTGGTCGAGAGTCTTCATGGTGGTCAGGCGACCGGTATTGCCGAAGTCACCTGCATGGTTGTTAGCCGTACTCATTACATCTATACCTGCATCGACGAAGTGCTGGGCATAGTATTCCGGGGATCTGAATAAATAACAAATGCTCGGGTCTTTGCAATATTTAGGTTCACCACCATCATCGAGTAGTACACCTTCTAAGTTCCCGAATGTTATATCAGCATCTTTTAAATACTCCTTTACATGAGCCAATTGATATTTTCCGCTATCAGAAGGTAGGTATTCGGGTTCAGGGAAATTAGTGCCGATCATAATGTCCCCGACTCCAATAATGCTTATCGTATCAAGTAAAATATTGATTTCATGAGCTGCATATTGTGCTTTTATCAGAGCATCGTTATTGTTTAATGCAAGATTTCCTAATAAAACAGGAGTTTCACTCAAGTCTTTCTTTACCAATGGAGCAGGAGGGGTTATTCGCTTGGTTCCTGCACAAGATGATAACAAAACAATAAGAACTGTAAAAATTGACAAAAGCTGGTTTCTCATAATTTGAAGCTGAATAAGTTTAAAAAAAGCAACACATTAAATGAAGGTGTGTTGCTTTAAAATATTGTATATGACTATCTATTACCCAAGAGATTGGTTTTCGATAGACGCAAGATCAAGTAATTTTTGATATTCTTCGTCGGTTACATCCATGATCATATATAAGATCGGATCGACTTTTTTACCATCTTTCATGATTTCGTAGTGACAATGTGGAGCAGTAGATCCACCGGTATTACCAACTTTTCCGATAGTTTCACCTCTGCTTACCTTTTGTCCAACTCTCACAGATATAGTCTGCATATGAGCATACCGGGTTTTAAATCCGTATCCATGATCGATTTCTACATAATTACCGTAACCAGTTCTTTTA encodes the following:
- a CDS encoding hydroxymethylglutaryl-CoA lyase, whose product is MQIVECPRDAMQSWHSFIPTEKKVEYINQLLKVGFHTIDFGSFVSPKAIPQMKDTKEVLSQLDLSETSSKLLAIVANVRGANDAAEHEEIDYLGFPLSLSETFQLRNTNKTIQQAKDSLKEIQDICKKTDKTLVTYLSMGFGNPYNDPYNADYLLQFTEELNEIEVEIISLADTVGSAKPEDIDFAFKNTINTFPDITFGAHFHSTPEKAPEKLKAAYEAGCHRFDTAMKGFGGCPMAKDDLTGNIATEILMKFLDKNDVDIEIDKTHFQASEALASKVFI
- a CDS encoding tetratricopeptide repeat protein, whose protein sequence is MKRLSYFLIIVLTAFSLQAKNNSAKEITEEGMKYFEARNYREALKLFNKAIEVDENFDPAFFNRGKVKKILQDYKGAMLDFNRVIDINPEAHEAFYERGGVKFEMQDYYGAIADFTKAIELNPSFVDAYYMRGQAKLELEAYKDAINDCSRIIEMEPKNPDAYYLRGVLRVEYGQKEDGCLDLSKAGELGDFNVYEVIREKCNK
- the dprA gene encoding DNA-processing protein DprA — encoded protein: MKDSLQYIIALQYIPGIGSKTAKLLISYLGSAEKLFFMPRGKLKSIPGIGDAFIKRITREAKEKALKKADDLILKCKKLNIGICSFYDDDYPLRLKECVDAPLILYYKGNFPCLKSNKALAIVGTRNASPYGLQITENIIKDLSGQNEIITISGLAKGIDAKAHRASLSSNVPTVGVLGHGLDMIYPASHKNLAREMTENGCLLSEYPPGTLPDNHNFPMRNRIVAGIADAVLVVEAAAKGGALITADLAQGYSRDVFAIPGNLTSNYSIGCNELIRKNTAAIITKAEDIIEALNWDLEEMTEKMVPQSLDLSIFDAEERQLISVLQDNPNGLHIDELSWRSQVPLPKIASILLSLELQGIIKALPGKTFTI
- a CDS encoding MerR family transcriptional regulator; protein product: MPYKEKEIEKKYFSIGEVAEIINVAPSLIRFWESEFDVIKPKKNKKGNRIFTRKDIESIKMIYHLVKEKGYTLQGAKDALKNNNQDVVSRLEVIGKLKDIRSFLTELKRKLD
- a CDS encoding CapA family protein; amino-acid sequence: MRNQLLSIFTVLIVLLSSCAGTKRITPPAPLVKKDLSETPVLLGNLALNNNDALIKAQYAAHEINILLDTISIIGVGDIMIGTNFPEPEYLPSDSGKYQLAHVKEYLKDADITFGNLEGVLLDDGGEPKYCKDPSICYLFRSPEYYAQHFVDAGIDVMSTANNHAGDFGNTGRLTTMKTLDQHGIQHAGQSVKPYTMFEKEGIKYGFAAFAPNTATQSITDYEAAARIIQHLDSLNDIVIVSFHGGAEGSKHEHVTRETETFYGENRGNVYKFSHWVIDNGADIVFGHGPHVTRAMEVYNNRFISYSLGNFATYNRFNLRGVNGIAPLVKVYTTRNGEFLFGDIVPIIQEGRGIPKVDPDKRVIRRLQQLTAEDFPESKIFIDDSGKITYFGF